The Halobacillus amylolyticus nucleotide sequence TTTAAGCACACGTCCGACACTTCTCCATATCCTTCATAGTTCTGACGAGGGCGATTCCCGTTTAAAGGATCTCCATTTGGGTTAGCATTTCTAACAGAAAATAAGACTGCAAAATCAATTTTGTGATCTAAACTTGTCATAATTGTTCACTCCTATTCATTTATTTCGACAGCTTCGTTCTGCTTCTCCTTTTTATTCTTGTAAAGTTCATGTCTTTGACTGTAAAATCCTAATAAATAGACGCCACTTAATGGTTTATTATTAAAATCATCTATTTCTATTTGAGAAGCGACTTCATCAATTAAGCGATTGTAATACAACGTTTTATTTCCCAACTTAGCCTGATAAGGTTGTAAATTAGCCTGAATAATACTCCATGTTCGAGTAGGGTGTTTTGCAAAGGCATTCATGTAACGAATGGCATTCGAGGCACGATTGTCATCCGTTGTCAAAGCTCTTCTTTCCAAGACATCAGCTATCGCTAATAACCGTCCAAATAAATAGTCTCTATTGGTATTCGTAACATCTAATGACACGTGATAGTCCTCCTTCTTTTCGTAATGTTTTTTTAATAAAGCACAGGTAATACTTAACGTCTTTTCCCACTCCCATTTTTCCATAGAAACTGGATTAGAAACTCTATAAAAGGCACTGCGGATAATATCCCGCGGAATTCTTTGACCTTCTACAATGCAAGGTAACATTCTTTCCATGACTCCCTTGACAAGCTTGTCACTGGCTCGCGGTCCATAGGCAGCCTTTGCAATATCTTTCGTTGCAGGTGCCCCATGAAAATCGACATCTTTTCTATATCGGTGTAACCATTGACAAGTCTTGTGCCAGTGCTCAATTCTCTGTAAGTATTCTTCTTTATCAATATTTCGATAATACATAACTGATAGTCGTCCTGGAGTGGCGGCATCTAGTATTAGGATATTTACACTAGAATGATAGGCTAAGTCACTTTTATAACCAGCAAGAGATCTGTTAAATTCCTCCGCAAAAACTTCGTGAGTATCGTCTCCTGCCCCTCCTCCACTACTTTCCCTATTCTCTACTTCACCCATTAAAGACAGTAAATCATCTTGGGGTGAAGGTACACTAACTTCATCACTCCCCCACACAAGAAAAACCTTGCCATCAAGCGATTTCCCCTGTTTAGAAATGAGCCACTTTAGAGCATTATGGGATTTTTGAGAGACATCGTAGCTAATACTGGCAACGTCACCAGCCTTAACGAAACGCCCACGGTAGGTGTATCCCGCTGTATCATTAGCAGAAATCAGTTTGGCATTATCACCGCCGCGACGAATGTTACTAGAGTGTCTCTCTGTTTTAGGTCTGTTCTCCCCTGTAACATAACAAATGTCATCTGCTTGTAATTTATCCTTGTAAAAGCTGATAAATGAATGATAGACATCCTCATCTTTCCATACCTTTGTATTTAGACTTCCTCGTTTATGTGTATCGAACCGGATAAAGATTTTATCTTGTGAATCACTCATAACTTTAAATAACTCGGGCTTTTCCCCATATTCTTCGGCAACCTTTTTCGACCATTTAGGTATTAATTGATGATGCTTATCAATGAATAGATTTGATGAAGCGACTAAATCTTCAATTAAGGTTCCTTTTTTTACATATTGATAGATCTTTTTTACTTTATCATTGGCAAATGACGACTCACTCCACTCCCGGAGCTGGGCAAGATAATCTTCATATGGTGTATTCCCCTCCTTTATCTTGCCACCAAATTTTGTGAAGTCACCAGCCACATACATAAGTTTATCGTGTAACGGATGAGGAACAGGTTTACTAGTCCTACTAAAAGAGCTCTCCGTACATGGAATAACTGTTATAGCATCGTTTTTGTCTATCACCTTAGCAGAATAAAAGTCTCCTCGCTCGTCGATAATGACTTCAACTTGAGCATTTTGTGTTGTATGAGCGGTCGGAAGCAGGGTATATTCCTGACCATTTCTCCTTTTTTCAACCTTACCTATTTTGTCTTTATTATTTTCGTAAGTTTGATATAGATCGAATAGCCACCCCATTTAACCCCTCTTTTCTCTAAATAATTCGTCATGCAAGTCATCGACAGATTGAACATTCTCCTCAGAAAAGGGTTTTGGTGACATTTCAGCAATTGGACGGACAATCTTGCATTCATCCGGTTTTATAAAGCGAATGTGACCGTCTTTCATAACCGGATTCCATAGCCTCGTTTCCATCATGTCTTTTCCAATCTCATCTGGATAATTCAAACCGTGAACCATTGTTCCAAGATGGATTTCTCCACCATAGTTGTCATAAAACCCTTCTCCTTCACCAAACTCACAGGATTCTACATATCCCTGACATTCCCGAGTGCCTAAATAAATATCACGCCTCCCACCAACCTTGACACTGCGCATGGCAATATTATGGTGCTTATGTTCATTGCGATCATACGCTAAATCGGGGCGATGGGGATTAAATATAAAATGGGCCCGCACCTGGTATTTCACGTCTTTTAAATAAGTGTAATTAGCTAACGTATTGCCTCCGCCGTATTCAATGGGACGAATACCTTTTGCCTCCATTTTGATCGGGTTCATCACTCGTACCTCATCAATAATCCATAGAATAGTTGGTTTCCAATAAATGGATTCAACTATTCCTTTCATTGCTTGATATGTGGGGACTTGATAGGATAATTTCTCGCCCCCCATCTTGGTAATAGGATCAGTAAACAAAGCATACGATCCAAACACTTCAAATTCGATTTGATTCCTCAACTTCTCACCTCTCCTACAGTAATGGCTTGTCTATTAGATAAAATGGGGATCCATTTTCCCTTCTTCAGCTATCGTGACTCCAAATTCGCGATCATAAGCATTTTCCTGTAAAGCCAATATTCTGCCTTCCCATAGATGTACAACGCTCTGCTGTTTACTCAATTCATTTAGTTCATGATCGTAAACATTCACCATATACGGCTGAACTTTTTTAAGCAGAGCAGACATTTCCTCGATAGAGGGATCACCGTTTAGTTCGGCGATTATTTCCTTTCCCTCACCTTCATAAGGAACAAGAACAGAAGTCGTTTGTTGATCGATTACGTTGAAGTATTTACCAGCTGTCTTCGTACTTGTATGAAGCTGTAATGGAAGCTTCTCCCCTTTTTTGTGGACATAGGCTTTCATATACTTCTCATTTTGGCTAAGTAAATGAAAGATATAATTGTCTAGGGATGGGACGTAGTAATCTAATTCATTCTCCAATTCGCGATAAAAATTTTCAAAATAAAAACGAATCATTTTTGGCGAAAGAAGCCCCTCCGTATACTGGATATACATTTGATCCCGTAACATTTTACCTGTAATTTCAGCGCCTATTTTGATAGTCTTCAAATGATTTAAATTTTCCTCATTATGATTGATGATATAAGTGTAGCGAAGGTCATGTTTGCCATGACGATTACATCTCCCCATTGCCTGAGCTATCGAATCTAAACCAGCCAAAGACCGAATGACACAGTCAAAGCTAATATCGACACCAGCCTCTATTAATTGAGTACTTAGACAAACAACCTTCTCTCCTTTTTCAAGACAGTGCTTTACTTTTTCTAAAGTATTCTGGCGGTGTGCGGCGCACATCGATGTACTCAAATGATAGATAAGTAAATCTGGATCATCTTCTTTTAGTTGGTTAAATAACTTCCGCACAACCGTTTTCGTATTCAAAATAATCAGGATATTAGGATTCACTTCCATCTGATCCAGAATGAACTGGGATAAGTCCTCAGTACCCCAACCTTTTGAGTTCGTTCTATCAACAGCTTCGACCCTCTTAAATGCTCCACTGATCTCATCCAGGTTCTGTATCACTTCTCCATCTATTGAATCCACTTTCTCCTCTACAAAATCAAGTGCAGGTTGGGTTGCCGTACACAATAGAATACTTGAACGACAGACTTTGTTTAGAAAGTTCAAGGCTTCGTTAAGAAGCGATGTACATTTGATTGGCAATGATTGTACTTCATCAAAGATAATGACGGAATTGGCTAAATTGTGCATTCTTCTGCTGTTTCGAGTACTGTTTGAATAAATCGTATTTAGAAATTGCACCATGGTCGTAAAGATAATGGGAGACTCCCAGTTGTCTTTTGCTAGAGTTAAAGGTTTATCTTTTGCATAACGATAATCCCCAGTCGATTCCTCCTCAGTAACAACGTTTGAATGGTGCTCAAGAATGTTTACATCATCTTCCAGAATACGTCTAACCTCCTGTGCATTCTGTTCGATAATCGTCGTATAAGGCACAACATATATAATTCTCTCCTTGCCGAACGTTAAGGAATGTTTTAAGGCATATCTTAAACTTGCTAACGTTTTTCCACCTCCTGTTGGAATCGATAATGTATAGATCCCAGAAGGGTTTCGGGCAAAGTCTTCGCACTGCTGTGACATATCTGCACGAAGTTGATTGATTTTTGACTGGGAGTGTTTATTCGCAGATAATTTGTTTAAGTATTCCGTTAATTTTGAGTGATACTGTTCGAATAGTTTAGGGTTATCATGAGGAGTATTCATTGCTGTATTTTCTTCGAAGTATCTAGAGTCGGTTCGATCTGCGTCGATTAAACAACTAAATATGTATTTAGTTAGGAACATTAATGTTAATCGCTGGCTTTGGGGATTTCTTTTTATTACATCTATCAATTCATTCTCACTACTTTTCATCTTCTGTTCGAGTGCCTTATAACTAGAGGTTGACGTGTAAAACTCTTCGACCATACCTCGAAAATCATCGATCACTTTTTCTTTTACTCTTCTTAAATAATCCGATGACAGATCTGGCGATAGAAAGTCTTGAAGTCCTGAGTGATGAGAAATAATTACATTTCCAAGAATCTCAGCGATGAGTTGTCGAGAAATTGGCTGATCATCGTTGTGAAACTTCTCATATAGTAATTTCCCACCTGCTGTGGAATGATCGACGCTGCCTCTTTTAGGCGGGTGGTTAGGATTTTGAACAGCTTCTAAAATATAATCACGAAAAGCTGGACTATTCTTTCCTACGTCATGCAAGAGCCCTGCAATGCTCGCCACATTTCCAACACCAATTTTATCTCCAAAGTAACCAGATAATCTCTCAACTCCAAGCAAGTGTTCGCGCACGGTCTGAACTTTCCCATCGGAACTTCGTATATGTGCAATATAACTCAATTATTTCACCTCAGTTTTGTGATGAAAATATTTTACTAGTTCTAATATATCATTTTATAGCAATTTTTGGAATAAAAATCATAATGTTTAAATACTACCGATCTTCACCTTGGTTGTTCCGACAAAATAAAAACCACTCTAAGTTGAGTAAGGATATGGTTATTAAAATAAAAACAAAAATTAGCAACTGTTTACTTCATCTACCCCAAAGAAGTTTGTAAATTTTCACTTTGGCACACCTCTCCATTTTATTCATTTTTTCGTTAAAAAAGCGAGACCTTTGCCACTATTGGGCAAAGGTCTCACTAAACAATCGCTTGTTATAAAGCCGATGGTCGTTAAACCAAGTTATGACGATTTATTTGGAATGGGCTCAAGCTACTCCAACGCTATTCCCTACGACAATACTACTCTCACCTACGTAAAAATAGCCTCATTTTTAATGACTTTCTACAAATTAGGTCCTTGATAAGTGATGGGAGAATCATGCGTTCATATCAGTGATTCGAAACACCCACAGGTTTACCCCAACCCCACTTGAAAGCCCATACTCCAACTATTAAAACAGAGTGGGATTGAGGTCTCCTTTAAGATAAAGAGGATGGCGAGGATGTTTGCCATTTTTCGTTTTTTTAATACAATGAAGCTCATAGCCCTGCAACATTTTCAAAACTTCTGCTTTTCTATTTCTTATCGAAGCGTATTTTTCTCCCCATGCCAAGACAATCGTTTCAGACTTTTCAGCGGCGTCCAGTATGTATTTGTCATTCTCGACACCTACTGGATCTCTATTGGTTAGTAGTTTTTCAGGTTTTGTAGAAAACAGGGCGTACAAATTTACGATATACATACCTCCATAGTTCCAACTTTTCGTATAATTCACGCTTCTATTTAATGTGTTACTACTTATGTCCGAATTCGCCGCGCTTGGGTTGAGCATAACAAACGTTACGTTACGTTACGTTACTTTCACCTCATCAAACGTGCACTCCAATAAGTATCGATAAGTTGATGTCCTGTCAAATACCGCATGTACTTGTTCATCTTATCTCCAGTTACGATAACCCGCGTTTCAAAATTCCTTCGTTACCCAATATATGCAAGGTACCTTTGATTCATTTCCGAATAATTTTTGCAGGCACGAATCCGCTTCTTATAAGAATAGTAAATATTCCCGCTGAACATTTTCATCTCCAAAAATTGAGCTATAATAAATATAGAGAAAAAAAGACTGAACGGTGCTTCCAACACCACTCAGCCTGTAATAGCCTTTCAAGGGGCCGGCTCACATTAGAGTATGAAAATAATCACCCTAAATGCTTGTTAGGCGCTAGGGTGGTTATTTTTTGGTTTGACAGTATAGCAGAAAAAGGCAAGGATCTCATTGCAATTCACTATTACAGCAATTTTTGGAATAAAAGTCAGTACGTTTAAACCTTATAGCCCTAGGTAAATTTCTATATTGAGAACATTAGCGTTGCATAAATACATTTTTAATTGTCAAACGGACCTATAGTTCCACTGTATGGTTAATTTGGAAATCACGATAGCGATTCACAACTTTCCCGAAAACAGAGTAACCTTTCATCACAGTTGTTTGAAAAAGTATTTAAACAACTCGTTTTTGAGGTTCAAGCACACAGATAAAAAACAAACCACTTTTTCGTGACATGGGTAAGCTCCAAGCGATTGACTCAACGGAGATGTCTATGAGCTTTAGGGCCACATTTCGACAAACGAAAGCAGGCGTCCGTCTCCATTTGAGAGTCGTGGTGACGAAGGATGTAACGGTTCCGGATAAAGCCATCCTCTTACCTGCCGAAACTTCTTTCGCCCTTTAGAGTTCTGGTTTGCTTTCTAAAGACCGAACGAACAAATTCACCAAAGTTGTTGAAAAGAAGGTCTTGCTAATGTATATAAATATTTACCTCTTCACAGATTTCCTACTCACAATAATTGATTTTCCGAAATCAATATCCCATCTTCATCTGCATAGAGATGATAACCAGGTTCTATGTTTACTCCTGCGAATTGTACAGGAATATTTTCTTGACCTTTTCCCTCTTTGTTGCTTTTCAATGGGTTTGTACCTATGGCAAAAATCCCTATGTCCATTCCGTTAATTTGGGCACTATCCCTTATGCACCCATAAACAACAATACCGGATAGTTGTCGTGTAACAGCTATGTGTGCCAAGTTGTCTCCGAGAAGGGCACACTTGCGGGAACCGCCTCCGTCAACAACTAAGACGCTTCCTTCTGGTATGTTTTGTAACGCTTTTTTAACAAGTACATTATCTTCGAAAACCTTAACGGTATGAATAGGTCCAGAAAAGGATCTTACTTTCCCGAATTGTTTAAACACCGGATCCGCTATTTGAACCTTTTCACGGTGAATATCACAAAGATCTGCAGTTTGAACGCCCATCGATGTTCATTCCTCCATTCATTCATTTTAGTTGTTGTGTACATAGGAAGTCTGACTTTATTAGTTTTAGTATACCATTAGAATCAGCCCAGCCTATTTGCGATATTGTTGTAATCAACACCTCTTAAGTATCTTTCACGTTGGTTAATGTGTGATTCGCCGATAACCTTCCACAATCTGTGCAATGTTTAGGTCGAAAGCCCTCTACTATTACTTGACATTAGTACTATGAGAACCCCTCCACCATTAACTGTTAACACGATTGTATTTTAACAGTTAATAAAATTCAACTCTATTATATGAAAATACACATTCAAACTCCCTTTTTGTTTGAAGTGTATATAGTAAATGAGAACTGGTGATTTATCGATAAAATGATATGCCTTTTTTCTTTAACATCGTGATATATAACTCAACTGCATTGATACCGCAATTGTGCTAAAACCTGTCATGCAAAAAGCCCCCAAAAAGAGTTAAATGGGGGCTTTGAAGTTATTTATATTACTAGGTGTTATTCCTCATTCAAATCACTATTTTATCCATAAACTTCGCTTGTGATGGCTTTTTTCCCAAGGATTATCAACCAGCTTTGGCCCTCCTGTAGTCTTTATTAATACAGGATACTCGTTTCGTGCATACTCCCTTAACGAAATCGCTCCATTAGGCGTTTCAACCTGAACATCTACCACTATAGGAATATCGCTAAGTCTAGCAACCAAGGTCTCCGCCTTTTCGATAGGCAAACCATCTTCAGCATACACCACGATATCTAAATCACTATTCTCTGTGACTGTATCCCTTCCACTAACGATCTCAAACCCTACGCTCCCCCCAGGTCCCCAAACCATTCCATAAGAGTGAAGTATATCGTTTACTTGCCTCAATGCCTGAAAAGCAGGCATTGGGCTATTTCGTGTGTTCTCCATCCATTTTCCCTCATCTACAATTTGACTTGGGGAAATATGATCTAGCACATCTTCCTGTCTGATATAAGCCCCAAACCGTTGATTACGTTGTTTGCCGCGAACACCGATAGGGATCCTCCCTTCAATCACCGGGACACGACGGACGACAACAAAAGGAGTGGATTGCAAGGAGGTAGTGACCCAACTGGGAATATCGGGGCACATTGTAAGTTCTGTTCCCTCTCTAATTCTTACTAGGTCATGAGGGTTGACTACCATAACTCTGTTAACCTCTCTCTGACTTTTATCGATGCCGATCGGTTTTCCTTGGCTTGTGGGGATTGCAGACGATGACTTAAGTCCAAAGGTCCTGATCTGGCACTGCTTATGGACTCTATGATTCTACTTTCTATTTTTTCGATATCCTCACTTCCTGGATGATCTGCATCGATTCCATCAATTAGTTCATGAAGGGCGCCAAGGGTCGCAAAAGATTGAATATCATACGCCATGGCAGGGGTTTGTTTCGTCGCTTCCTCTAGCTCTTCAATGGAACGACGGGTAATTCGGGCGGCGGATTGTTTTGACATGACATGGACATTCACTCCCTCATCATTCAGAGCAAGGAGATAATTAGACTGGAGGCCATGGGTTAAAAATCCGCCAGAGATGGCATTCCCTACAATAAGTGTGATTACAGGATGGCCCGCTTGCCTTGCTTTCGCATAAGCATCAACGGCTGCTGCCCCTGCTTGATGCAATCCTAATAACTCTTCGTTATAACCATAAGCTTGGCTGGGGACGTCCACGATCGCGACAATGGCACGACGGTTGCCATCTTCATCCTGCTCGATGGCTTCCCGCACATAGTGAGCAATCGCCCATCCTTCTGCTAATCCTACTTCACCATTAAGAGCACGGGGGAAGCGATTAGTCGCATCGGGGGCAATGGCAATATAGCGGACTCGTTCGTTACCAACGGTTTTGTCTGTACACAAGACGGAAGGTACATCCTCACTTTTCGTTTGATCCGTTAATGCTGTAAACCAGGTTCTTCCTCTGCTTGCTTCAGGGTTCCCGTCAGATCCCTCAGCCGCCTCATCAAGCGTCTCTTCTGCTATTGTTTCATTCCATATATTTCGTACATCCAAGGGAGACAAAGGTTGCGAAGGATTAATGTTTTGAAGACGTGATCTGAACAGGTCAACCTGCTCACTTCTAAAAGGTTGAGTGTCTTTAGAGTCTAAATGATCTGTGATAACCTCCTTGAGCGTCTCCACATCATCATCAACGAGGTCATCAACGAAACCCATTGAATAGCGTTGTTCCCCGCCAATTGTATTCCATATCAAGCGCCGGTCCTGGGAATCAAACTCTTCAATTCCCGCTTCCTGCTCAATCACTTCCGGTCCATTTAATGTGAGCCTGCCCTCTTTCGTCATGATTAGTGTACTGCACAAGCCTGCTGTTAAGGACATGCCGCCAAAACAGCCGATCTTTCCAGGAATCACTCCAATGACAGGGACGTATTCTCGTAAGGCTACAATTGCAGCACTAATTTCAGCTATAGCCAACAAGCCGTAATTGGCTTCCTGCAGTCTCACGCCACCAGTGTCATACAATAAGATAGGACGGGTCGGGGTGCCTTCCTTATTGTCACGAAGAGCCAATTCAAGAGCTCCAGCTATTTTTGCTCCAGAGACTTCTCCAATACCCCCTCCTTGAAAATTTCCTTCAATAGAAATGACAACGGCCGGCTCTTGATCTACTTTTCCCTTAGCGACCACCACGCCGTCATCACTCTGTGGAACGATATTCTGCCGCTCTAAGTGAGGGGATTCAAATCCGTCAAAAGGATCAAGCAGTTCACGAAAAGTTCCTTCATCTAATACGGCTTTTACACGCTCACGTGCATTGAGTTCAACAAAGCTTACTTTAAGAACGTTCATATTGTTCACTCACCTCCAAAGCTTGAGCTAATCGTAAGGAGACAACCCCGGGTGTTGCTCCGAAATCGTTCACTTTTATGGTCGCCTGTGCTGCGTGTACATTAAAAAAACGTTCGATCACCCTTTTCCAAGTATCATCGAATCCTGTCATCCCTGTTCGGACTTCGACTCTGGTCCAAGGTTCATCTGAAGGAGTGACCAGGACTTCTAAATCGCCGGACCCAACGACACCTACGTGCGCTTTATGGGCTAACTTTTTCGTGGCTGGGTATTCAAATAGCATGGTTTCCAATGTGATGCCCTCCTTTTAAGTAGTTGAAAATAC carries:
- the cas8c gene encoding type I-C CRISPR-associated protein Cas8c/Csd1, producing the protein MGWLFDLYQTYENNKDKIGKVEKRRNGQEYTLLPTAHTTQNAQVEVIIDERGDFYSAKVIDKNDAITVIPCTESSFSRTSKPVPHPLHDKLMYVAGDFTKFGGKIKEGNTPYEDYLAQLREWSESSFANDKVKKIYQYVKKGTLIEDLVASSNLFIDKHHQLIPKWSKKVAEEYGEKPELFKVMSDSQDKIFIRFDTHKRGSLNTKVWKDEDVYHSFISFYKDKLQADDICYVTGENRPKTERHSSNIRRGGDNAKLISANDTAGYTYRGRFVKAGDVASISYDVSQKSHNALKWLISKQGKSLDGKVFLVWGSDEVSVPSPQDDLLSLMGEVENRESSGGGAGDDTHEVFAEEFNRSLAGYKSDLAYHSSVNILILDAATPGRLSVMYYRNIDKEEYLQRIEHWHKTCQWLHRYRKDVDFHGAPATKDIAKAAYGPRASDKLVKGVMERMLPCIVEGQRIPRDIIRSAFYRVSNPVSMEKWEWEKTLSITCALLKKHYEKKEDYHVSLDVTNTNRDYLFGRLLAIADVLERRALTTDDNRASNAIRYMNAFAKHPTRTWSIIQANLQPYQAKLGNKTLYYNRLIDEVASQIEIDDFNNKPLSGVYLLGFYSQRHELYKNKKEKQNEAVEINE
- the cas5c gene encoding type I-C CRISPR-associated protein Cas5c, producing MRNQIEFEVFGSYALFTDPITKMGGEKLSYQVPTYQAMKGIVESIYWKPTILWIIDEVRVMNPIKMEAKGIRPIEYGGGNTLANYTYLKDVKYQVRAHFIFNPHRPDLAYDRNEHKHHNIAMRSVKVGGRRDIYLGTRECQGYVESCEFGEGEGFYDNYGGEIHLGTMVHGLNYPDEIGKDMMETRLWNPVMKDGHIRFIKPDECKIVRPIAEMSPKPFSEENVQSVDDLHDELFREKRG
- the cas3 gene encoding CRISPR-associated helicase Cas3', coding for MSYIAHIRSSDGKVQTVREHLLGVERLSGYFGDKIGVGNVASIAGLLHDVGKNSPAFRDYILEAVQNPNHPPKRGSVDHSTAGGKLLYEKFHNDDQPISRQLIAEILGNVIISHHSGLQDFLSPDLSSDYLRRVKEKVIDDFRGMVEEFYTSTSSYKALEQKMKSSENELIDVIKRNPQSQRLTLMFLTKYIFSCLIDADRTDSRYFEENTAMNTPHDNPKLFEQYHSKLTEYLNKLSANKHSQSKINQLRADMSQQCEDFARNPSGIYTLSIPTGGGKTLASLRYALKHSLTFGKERIIYVVPYTTIIEQNAQEVRRILEDDVNILEHHSNVVTEEESTGDYRYAKDKPLTLAKDNWESPIIFTTMVQFLNTIYSNSTRNSRRMHNLANSVIIFDEVQSLPIKCTSLLNEALNFLNKVCRSSILLCTATQPALDFVEEKVDSIDGEVIQNLDEISGAFKRVEAVDRTNSKGWGTEDLSQFILDQMEVNPNILIILNTKTVVRKLFNQLKEDDPDLLIYHLSTSMCAAHRQNTLEKVKHCLEKGEKVVCLSTQLIEAGVDISFDCVIRSLAGLDSIAQAMGRCNRHGKHDLRYTYIINHNEENLNHLKTIKIGAEITGKMLRDQMYIQYTEGLLSPKMIRFYFENFYRELENELDYYVPSLDNYIFHLLSQNEKYMKAYVHKKGEKLPLQLHTSTKTAGKYFNVIDQQTTSVLVPYEGEGKEIIAELNGDPSIEEMSALLKKVQPYMVNVYDHELNELSKQQSVVHLWEGRILALQENAYDREFGVTIAEEGKMDPHFI
- the rraA gene encoding ribonuclease E activity regulator RraA, with the translated sequence MGVQTADLCDIHREKVQIADPVFKQFGKVRSFSGPIHTVKVFEDNVLVKKALQNIPEGSVLVVDGGGSRKCALLGDNLAHIAVTRQLSGIVVYGCIRDSAQINGMDIGIFAIGTNPLKSNKEGKGQENIPVQFAGVNIEPGYHLYADEDGILISENQLL
- a CDS encoding malonate decarboxylase holo-ACP synthase — protein: MVVNPHDLVRIREGTELTMCPDIPSWVTTSLQSTPFVVVRRVPVIEGRIPIGVRGKQRNQRFGAYIRQEDVLDHISPSQIVDEGKWMENTRNSPMPAFQALRQVNDILHSYGMVWGPGGSVGFEIVSGRDTVTENSDLDIVVYAEDGLPIEKAETLVARLSDIPIVVDVQVETPNGAISLREYARNEYPVLIKTTGGPKLVDNPWEKSHHKRSLWIK
- a CDS encoding biotin-independent malonate decarboxylase subunit beta; protein product: MNVLKVSFVELNARERVKAVLDEGTFRELLDPFDGFESPHLERQNIVPQSDDGVVVAKGKVDQEPAVVISIEGNFQGGGIGEVSGAKIAGALELALRDNKEGTPTRPILLYDTGGVRLQEANYGLLAIAEISAAIVALREYVPVIGVIPGKIGCFGGMSLTAGLCSTLIMTKEGRLTLNGPEVIEQEAGIEEFDSQDRRLIWNTIGGEQRYSMGFVDDLVDDDVETLKEVITDHLDSKDTQPFRSEQVDLFRSRLQNINPSQPLSPLDVRNIWNETIAEETLDEAAEGSDGNPEASRGRTWFTALTDQTKSEDVPSVLCTDKTVGNERVRYIAIAPDATNRFPRALNGEVGLAEGWAIAHYVREAIEQDEDGNRRAIVAIVDVPSQAYGYNEELLGLHQAGAAAVDAYAKARQAGHPVITLIVGNAISGGFLTHGLQSNYLLALNDEGVNVHVMSKQSAARITRRSIEELEEATKQTPAMAYDIQSFATLGALHELIDGIDADHPGSEDIEKIESRIIESISSARSGPLDLSHRLQSPQAKENRSASIKVRERLTELW
- a CDS encoding malonate decarboxylase subunit delta is translated as METMLFEYPATKKLAHKAHVGVVGSGDLEVLVTPSDEPWTRVEVRTGMTGFDDTWKRVIERFFNVHAAQATIKVNDFGATPGVVSLRLAQALEVSEQYERS